The Triticum aestivum cultivar Chinese Spring chromosome 3A, IWGSC CS RefSeq v2.1, whole genome shotgun sequence genome includes a region encoding these proteins:
- the LOC123061530 gene encoding uncharacterized protein → MHILRLLAARRFRRRAVSTIRASATAPATPCPCGYGEDEGPFFDLDLSCCSASAPASSAESSSESEDSSCAGEVDFVILLQRSCSASPSYDERLSFSRCGWGGAPPPAKFCASEPSGDAARFSTSGRGKLRTLSFGSAKAAFYGGRASFSRSSNSTRSARLFPAYAHGSPDQDQEEARRAPSADAIRRCLSKISRRLRRVAPGAAAAVDVRLRKSRSVSAAQSSSPARRDDSLLEQQDGIAGAIAHCKESIHRASMSERDSSLLRSRSDPGT, encoded by the exons ATGCACATCCTCCGCCTGCTCGCGGCGCGGCGTTtccgccgccgcgccgtgtccaCGATCAGAGCGAGCGCGACGGCGCCGGCCACCCCGTGCCCGTGCGGCTACGGCGAGGACGAGGGCCCGTTCTTCGACCTCGACCTGTCGTGCTGCTCCGCCTCCGCGCCAGCGTCCAGCGCCGAGTCCAGCTCCGAGTCCGaggactcctcctgcgccggcGAGGTCGACTTCGTCATCCTGCTGCAGCGGAGCTGCTCCGCGTCGCCGTCCTACGACGAGCGCCTCTCCTTCAGCCGCTGCGGGTGGGGGGGAGCGCCCCCGCCGGCCAAGTTCTGCGCGTCTGAGCCCAGCGGCGACGCCGCGCGGTTCAGCACCAGCGGGCGCGGGAAGCTGCGCACGCTGAGCTTCGGATCCGCCAAGGCCGCCTTCTACGGCGGCCGCGCCAGCTTCTCCCGGAGCTCCAACAGCACGCGCTCGGCGAGGCTCTTCCCCGCGTATGCGCACGGCTCGCCGGACCAAGACCAGGAGGAAGCCAGGAGGGCGCCCTCGGCCGACGCGATCAGGCGGTGCCTGAGCAAGATCTCGAGGCGGTTGAGGAGGGTGGCGCCTGGCGCTGCTGCTGCCGTGGACGTCCGGCTGCGGAAGAGCCGCTCGGTGTCCGCGGCGCAGTCGTCGTCGCCAGCTCGCCGGGACGACTCGCTCCTGGAGCAGCAGGACGGCATCGCGGGCGCCATCGCGCACTGCAAGGAGTCGATCCACCGTG CGTCCATGTCGGAGCGCGATTCGTCGCTGCTGCGGTCCCGGAGTGACCCAGGAACATAA